In Janibacter alkaliphilus, the following proteins share a genomic window:
- the sodN gene encoding superoxide dismutase, Ni, whose protein sequence is MRLRELFHIDEVSAHCDLPCGVYDPAQARIEAESVKAIIAKVADNDDPDFRTRAVLIKEQRSQLVKEHLWVLWTDYFKPPHFEKYPQLHTLINEATKLAGASGTKGEFDAEQADELLAKIDEIDKIFKETKQG, encoded by the coding sequence ATGCGTCTTCGCGAGCTTTTCCATATCGACGAGGTCAGCGCCCACTGCGACCTCCCCTGCGGTGTGTACGACCCGGCACAGGCCCGGATCGAGGCCGAGTCGGTCAAGGCGATCATCGCCAAGGTCGCCGACAACGACGACCCCGACTTCCGGACCCGTGCGGTGCTCATCAAGGAGCAGCGCAGCCAGCTGGTCAAGGAGCACCTGTGGGTGCTGTGGACCGACTACTTCAAGCCGCCGCACTTCGAGAAGTACCCGCAGCTGCACACCCTGATCAACGAGGCCACCAAGCTGGCCGGCGCCTCCGGCACCAAGGGTGAGTTCGACGCCGAGCAGGCGGACGAGCTGCTGGCCAAGATCGACGAGATCGACAAGATCTTCAAGGAGACCAAGCAGGGCTGA
- a CDS encoding O-antigen ligase family protein, with protein MSTLAPTGSPPDTSPRRTGAADPSPTPGTTPPSPLTPLVTGALVVLAVVAPWAPGLVLPLSLAVVVLWLLLVLDTRRQPLPPLLAVAAGIPLAQVISLPTAVDPARSLVLTGASMLGWGTAAALVHLGPPERRVVLSAVLVSLVAVSAQSLTGLGELSSSSGGAVVSGRLQGPFAQPNELGAYTMLGLPLLLAAASTARRTGWRAVLLVAAVPVLCALALSLSRGSWVGAVAGLLVLVLLLPPARGPVAGGVGAVVLVLAGLMLLGADGPGGVLIERISSLSDPSASPDDHRPLIWAMAASAAAASPIIGVGPGGLEQIGSGPDSPLVAEPPLHAHNLPLTVLAETGALGLVVLLALLAVLLRLVLLGASGRGPGWEQAGARWVAAGATAALCGAGVQGVIDFPWRNPIITATTWLLAGAVAALPLSRVRDAASGTLPVVTRSRSTSVERTDMKILPNRADRATEAPAETGRTSGTPADAEPRPDQPRAERTGSDQSVASAERTGSLEGAERRQSHLPEEERSRPRGVSGDDPDAGVPDADSADSAGGARAPRRRRAWLLPAILAVLGAVAVTVGVAQLPTQQQADAVVGLRSEGVSQEQVPTSSDELRLIAQQYAVALAADTQVEAAVAELGLGEDAGATAEVDPDSTTVRISATADDAGQASRLADRLVDLAADRAEDDPQVAVVQLSEPSPDHTTTTPSRPLYLAAGYAVVLVCAVGLWLLRRSAR; from the coding sequence ATGAGCACCCTGGCCCCGACCGGGTCGCCGCCCGACACCTCGCCCCGACGGACCGGCGCCGCGGATCCGTCACCGACGCCGGGCACGACGCCCCCGAGCCCGCTGACCCCGCTGGTCACCGGCGCTCTCGTCGTGCTCGCCGTGGTCGCACCGTGGGCACCCGGCCTGGTGCTGCCGCTGAGCCTCGCGGTCGTCGTGCTGTGGCTGCTGCTGGTGCTCGACACCCGGCGCCAGCCGCTGCCGCCGCTGCTCGCGGTCGCGGCCGGCATCCCGCTGGCACAGGTGATCTCGTTGCCCACAGCGGTCGACCCGGCCCGCTCGCTGGTGCTCACCGGGGCGAGCATGCTCGGCTGGGGCACGGCCGCGGCCCTGGTGCACCTCGGACCTCCGGAGCGTCGTGTGGTGCTCTCGGCGGTGCTCGTCTCGCTGGTCGCCGTCAGCGCGCAGTCCCTCACCGGTCTCGGCGAGCTCTCCAGCAGCTCCGGCGGGGCGGTGGTCAGCGGCCGGCTGCAGGGCCCCTTCGCCCAGCCCAACGAGCTGGGCGCCTACACCATGCTCGGGCTGCCGCTGCTGCTCGCCGCGGCCAGCACGGCCCGGCGGACGGGCTGGCGCGCGGTCCTGCTGGTGGCCGCCGTGCCGGTGCTCTGCGCCCTGGCGCTCAGCCTCTCCCGCGGCTCCTGGGTGGGCGCGGTGGCCGGTCTGCTGGTGCTCGTCCTGCTGCTGCCGCCGGCCCGCGGCCCGGTGGCCGGGGGCGTCGGCGCGGTGGTGCTCGTGCTCGCCGGCCTCATGCTGCTCGGCGCCGACGGACCGGGCGGGGTGCTCATCGAGCGGATCAGCTCGCTGAGCGACCCCAGCGCCTCCCCCGACGACCACCGGCCGCTCATCTGGGCGATGGCGGCGTCCGCCGCCGCGGCCTCGCCGATCATCGGCGTCGGTCCGGGCGGCCTCGAGCAGATCGGCTCCGGGCCGGACTCGCCGCTGGTCGCCGAGCCTCCGCTGCACGCGCACAACCTCCCGCTCACGGTGCTCGCCGAGACCGGCGCGCTCGGCCTCGTCGTGCTGCTCGCCCTGCTCGCCGTGCTGCTCCGCCTGGTCCTGCTCGGTGCCTCCGGGCGCGGCCCGGGCTGGGAGCAGGCCGGCGCCCGGTGGGTGGCGGCCGGCGCGACGGCGGCGCTGTGCGGCGCCGGCGTCCAGGGGGTCATCGACTTCCCCTGGCGCAACCCGATCATCACCGCGACCACCTGGCTGCTGGCCGGGGCGGTCGCCGCCCTGCCCCTGAGCCGGGTCCGCGACGCAGCGTCCGGGACGCTGCCGGTCGTCACCCGGTCGAGAAGCACGTCAGTCGAAAGGACGGACATGAAGATCCTGCCCAACCGCGCGGACCGCGCCACCGAGGCACCGGCCGAGACCGGCCGCACCTCGGGGACGCCCGCCGACGCGGAGCCCCGGCCAGACCAGCCGCGCGCCGAGCGCACCGGGAGCGACCAGAGCGTGGCGAGCGCCGAGCGCACGGGGAGCCTGGAGGGCGCCGAGCGCCGCCAGAGCCACCTCCCCGAGGAAGAGCGCTCGCGCCCGCGCGGGGTCTCCGGGGACGACCCGGACGCCGGTGTCCCGGACGCCGACAGCGCCGACAGCGCCGGCGGTGCACGAGCGCCGAGGCGGCGGCGGGCGTGGCTGCTGCCCGCGATCCTCGCCGTGCTCGGCGCGGTTGCGGTGACCGTGGGTGTCGCCCAGCTGCCCACCCAGCAGCAGGCGGACGCCGTGGTCGGCCTCCGCAGCGAAGGGGTCTCCCAGGAGCAGGTGCCCACCAGCTCCGACGAGCTGCGCCTGATCGCCCAGCAGTACGCGGTGGCGCTGGCCGCGGACACCCAGGTGGAGGCGGCGGTCGCCGAGCTCGGGCTCGGTGAGGACGCCGGCGCCACGGCCGAGGTGGACCCGGACTCGACCACGGTGCGGATCTCGGCGACCGCCGACGACGCCGGGCAGGCCAGCCGGCTGGCCGACCGGCTCGTCGACCTGGCCGCCGACCGCGCCGAGGACGACCCCCAGGTGGCCGTCGTCCAGCTCTCCGAGCCGAGCCCGGACCACACCACGACCACCCCGTCCCGGCCGCTGTACCTCGCCGCGGGCTACGCGGTCGTGCTGGTCTGCGCGGTCGGGCTGTGGCTGCTGCGCCGGAGCGCCCGATGA
- a CDS encoding malic enzyme-like NAD(P)-binding protein: MSQPEQTTTFDLDAAAFRAHEGGKLEVRATKPLRDRDDLSLLYTPGVADVCLAIAEDPSLSRRFTARNNTVAVVSDGTAVLGLGDIGPLGAMPVMEGKAVLFKHFGGVDAIPVTLESGSVDELVEAVVRLAPSFGGINLEDISAPRCFDIERRLRERLDIPVFHDDQHGTAIVVLAGLINACRVLDRPMSSLTVAVSGAGAAGVAVTQLLQLAGVTDIVVCDSRGVIEPGRADLVAHKQQLADTTNPRGLRGSLGDALVGADVYVGVSGGTVPEEQVATMAPDPIIFALANPNPEVHPDVAHRYASIVATGRSDYPNQINNVLAFPGIFRGALDAGGVQISEEMKLAAARAIADLVEEPSADLIVPPVFQEGVAEAVAAAVAAHAS; this comes from the coding sequence GTGTCGCAGCCCGAGCAGACCACCACCTTCGACCTGGACGCGGCCGCGTTCCGGGCGCACGAGGGCGGCAAGCTCGAGGTACGAGCCACCAAGCCGCTGCGTGACCGGGACGACCTCTCCCTGCTCTACACCCCCGGGGTGGCCGACGTCTGCCTGGCGATCGCGGAGGACCCGTCGCTGTCGCGGCGCTTCACCGCCCGCAACAACACCGTCGCGGTGGTCTCCGACGGCACCGCGGTGCTGGGCCTGGGCGACATCGGCCCGCTCGGCGCGATGCCGGTCATGGAGGGCAAGGCGGTGCTCTTCAAGCACTTCGGCGGGGTCGACGCCATCCCGGTGACGCTGGAGTCCGGTTCGGTCGACGAGCTCGTCGAGGCCGTGGTCCGGCTGGCGCCGAGCTTCGGCGGGATCAACCTCGAGGACATCTCGGCACCGCGCTGCTTCGACATCGAGCGGCGGCTGCGCGAGCGGCTGGACATCCCGGTCTTCCACGACGACCAGCACGGCACGGCGATCGTCGTGCTCGCCGGCCTGATCAACGCCTGCCGGGTCCTGGACCGGCCGATGTCCTCGCTGACCGTCGCGGTCAGCGGCGCCGGCGCGGCCGGGGTCGCGGTCACCCAGCTGCTGCAGCTGGCCGGGGTCACCGACATCGTGGTCTGCGACTCGCGCGGGGTCATCGAGCCCGGCCGGGCCGACCTGGTGGCCCACAAGCAGCAGCTCGCCGACACCACCAACCCGCGCGGGCTGCGCGGCAGCCTGGGCGACGCGCTCGTCGGCGCCGACGTCTACGTCGGGGTCTCCGGGGGCACCGTGCCCGAGGAGCAGGTGGCCACGATGGCCCCCGACCCGATCATCTTCGCCCTGGCCAACCCCAACCCCGAGGTGCACCCCGACGTCGCGCACCGCTACGCCTCGATCGTCGCGACCGGCCGCAGCGACTACCCCAACCAGATCAACAACGTGCTCGCCTTCCCGGGGATCTTCCGGGGTGCGCTGGACGCCGGTGGGGTGCAGATCAGCGAGGAGATGAAGCTGGCCGCGGCCCGCGCCATCGCCGACCTGGTGGAGGAGCCGAGCGCGGACCTCATCGTGCCGCCGGTCTTCCAGGAGGGCGTCGCCGAGGCGGTGGCCGCCGCAGTCGCCGCGCACGCCAGCTGA
- a CDS encoding glycosyltransferase, whose translation MYAETVAETTPDTQAPPTPPAPRALRVCAVLPSATRGGAEIWMERLAAASSRLEVDVVTLAEGPAAQAWRERGVPVTVIPTGRRAKGAAGTVLRLARHLRAGRPDLVLGHGVKAGLVGAAAGHLSATRSAWVRHDDSFSGRPVRLLDRLTDGSISAVERLTEDRGHTSVVAGPPPVQTVLPREQACHELGLPADGERHRVAMATRLVPYKGVDDAIGALADAPRWELHVYALPDAAHPEEADRLTRYAQQRGVADRVHLHAAVEDIRARLTAFDAVAVLTRDDPGSAVSGEAYGVSAHEAMACGTSVVSTPPLHGHLGRAALPVRPGDPASLAEVLVRLEDPELRADLGSHGLAHEASVHQDSGTDALERHLAEVARRPGAGLAEQRPVSVITTVLDEAEGLDELLRALRPQLGDDDEIVVVDGGSRDGTLKTGHRHAAQDPRVRIVETDGAGISQGRNIGIAQARHDLLACTDVGCDPDPGWLPALRAAGADRPQAGLLTGVYAVTSTSALQSALAVTGYPMVDELTHPSPLTRLHGRLFGRSFDATMPTGRSMAVTAEAWREAGGFPEHLATGEDVTFGRTVARTHDAHLVSDALVTWEQRPTLRSTLRMYYRYGLGSGHSGDRRLLARDGARALAYGAGGAMLLAGGPRLRGLAAAGATLYLWVPLRRAASRPHPMAVTALVPLVTVLRDGAKVAGAAVGLRQGAPEGAGTTPTTTGGRPG comes from the coding sequence TTGTACGCCGAGACGGTCGCTGAGACGACCCCCGACACCCAGGCACCCCCGACGCCGCCGGCGCCTCGCGCGCTGCGGGTGTGCGCGGTGCTGCCCTCGGCCACCCGTGGCGGTGCCGAGATCTGGATGGAGCGGCTGGCCGCCGCCAGCAGCCGGCTCGAGGTCGACGTGGTCACCCTCGCCGAGGGACCGGCGGCGCAGGCCTGGCGCGAGCGCGGGGTCCCGGTGACGGTGATCCCCACCGGCCGCCGGGCGAAGGGCGCCGCCGGCACCGTGCTGCGGCTGGCCCGCCACCTGCGCGCCGGCCGCCCCGACCTCGTGCTCGGCCACGGGGTCAAGGCCGGCCTGGTCGGGGCGGCCGCCGGCCACCTGTCGGCGACCCGCTCGGCGTGGGTGCGCCACGACGACTCCTTCAGCGGTCGCCCGGTGCGGCTGCTGGACCGGCTCACCGACGGCAGCATCAGCGCCGTCGAGCGGCTGACCGAGGACCGCGGCCACACCTCCGTGGTCGCCGGCCCGCCCCCCGTGCAGACGGTCCTGCCTCGCGAGCAGGCCTGCCACGAGCTCGGGCTGCCCGCGGACGGCGAGCGCCACCGGGTCGCCATGGCCACCCGCCTGGTGCCCTACAAGGGTGTCGACGACGCGATCGGCGCCCTGGCCGACGCGCCCCGCTGGGAGCTGCACGTCTACGCCCTGCCGGACGCCGCGCACCCGGAGGAGGCCGACCGGCTGACCCGGTACGCGCAGCAGCGGGGCGTCGCCGACCGGGTCCACCTGCACGCCGCGGTCGAGGACATCCGCGCCCGGCTCACCGCCTTCGACGCGGTGGCCGTGCTCACCCGCGACGACCCGGGCTCCGCCGTCAGCGGCGAGGCTTACGGCGTCTCCGCGCACGAGGCGATGGCCTGCGGCACGTCGGTGGTCTCCACCCCACCGCTGCACGGCCACCTCGGCCGGGCGGCGCTGCCGGTGCGGCCCGGCGACCCCGCTTCGCTGGCGGAGGTGCTGGTCCGGCTCGAGGACCCGGAGCTGCGCGCAGACCTGGGCAGCCACGGGCTGGCCCACGAGGCCTCGGTGCACCAGGACAGCGGGACGGACGCCCTGGAGCGCCACCTCGCCGAGGTCGCCCGCCGGCCCGGTGCCGGGCTCGCCGAGCAGCGACCGGTCTCGGTGATCACCACCGTCCTCGACGAGGCCGAGGGCCTCGACGAGCTGCTGCGCGCGCTGCGCCCGCAGCTGGGCGACGACGACGAGATCGTCGTCGTCGACGGCGGGTCCCGCGACGGCACGCTCAAGACCGGCCACCGCCACGCGGCGCAGGACCCGCGGGTGCGGATCGTCGAGACCGACGGCGCCGGGATCTCGCAGGGTCGCAACATCGGCATCGCCCAGGCCCGCCACGACCTGCTGGCCTGCACCGACGTCGGTTGCGACCCCGACCCCGGATGGCTGCCGGCGCTGCGCGCCGCGGGCGCCGACCGCCCGCAGGCGGGCCTGCTCACCGGTGTCTACGCGGTGACCAGCACCTCGGCGCTGCAGTCGGCGCTGGCCGTGACCGGCTACCCGATGGTCGACGAGCTGACCCACCCGAGCCCGCTCACCCGGCTGCACGGACGGCTCTTCGGGCGGTCCTTCGACGCGACGATGCCCACCGGCCGGTCGATGGCGGTCACCGCCGAGGCCTGGCGCGAGGCCGGGGGGTTCCCCGAGCACCTGGCTACCGGCGAGGACGTCACCTTCGGGCGGACGGTGGCCCGCACCCACGACGCGCACCTGGTCAGCGACGCCCTGGTCACCTGGGAGCAGCGGCCGACCCTGCGCAGCACACTGCGGATGTACTACCGGTACGGCCTCGGCTCCGGGCACTCCGGCGACCGCCGCCTGCTCGCCCGGGACGGCGCCCGGGCGCTGGCCTACGGCGCCGGCGGCGCCATGCTGCTGGCCGGCGGACCGCGGCTGCGCGGCCTCGCCGCGGCCGGCGCCACCCTCTACCTGTGGGTGCCGCTGCGCCGGGCGGCGTCCCGGCCGCACCCGATGGCCGTGACCGCGCTGGTCCCGCTGGTCACCGTGCTGCGGGACGGGGCGAAGGTGGCCGGCGCCGCCGTGGGTCTGCGCCAGGGCGCGCCTGAGGGAGCCGGCACGACGCCGACGACCACAGGCGGCCGGCCCGGGTGA
- a CDS encoding HD-GYP domain-containing protein: MSPTAGAAPRTAAGLLVFVLASLVGTGAVVTASPGAVLLAPTVPLAFLLIVVGEQLTVRVSGRLIAPVTTAAALGLVLSPIARDGEMLTTSTVVALVWVAMLVGALLAKVRGGPVVEGSMAARFLGLATTAVLAHAVPFGGSTIVDPGFAQDRHRIGTAVALLAVAATGGLVERLLEAVTAWWDERQPWRAVLAAESGVVAALSVATISSGPLIAMAYLEIGWLGLPLFLLPIGAVLYTVRRVAAIRLAQSQALEALSRLGETAGVSPPGHTHRVAQISTRVARELQLDEAAVRRVRRAALLHDVGLLGLPGEPLGGTVATLPDEDEQRVAAAEQRILRESGVLGDVVPIVEQVRTPFRRYRELGEAIPLASRIVRVASAWDDVTEGATSPRAREVALERMHLGLGYEYDPEVVDALAATLASRR, translated from the coding sequence CGGTGCTGCTCGCGCCCACCGTGCCGCTGGCGTTCCTGCTCATCGTCGTCGGCGAGCAGCTCACCGTGCGCGTCTCCGGGCGGCTCATCGCCCCGGTGACGACCGCGGCGGCGCTCGGGCTCGTGCTCAGCCCGATCGCCCGCGACGGGGAGATGCTCACCACCTCGACGGTGGTCGCCCTGGTGTGGGTGGCCATGCTCGTCGGCGCGCTGCTCGCCAAGGTCCGGGGCGGTCCGGTCGTCGAGGGATCGATGGCGGCGCGCTTCCTCGGCCTGGCCACCACCGCCGTGCTGGCGCACGCGGTGCCCTTCGGCGGCTCGACCATCGTCGACCCCGGCTTCGCCCAGGACCGGCACCGGATCGGCACCGCCGTGGCGCTGCTCGCGGTGGCCGCCACCGGTGGCCTGGTGGAGCGGCTGCTGGAGGCGGTGACCGCCTGGTGGGACGAGCGGCAGCCCTGGCGGGCGGTGCTGGCCGCCGAGAGCGGGGTGGTCGCGGCGCTGAGCGTCGCGACGATCTCCTCGGGGCCGCTCATCGCCATGGCCTACCTGGAGATCGGGTGGCTCGGGCTGCCGCTCTTCCTGCTGCCGATCGGCGCGGTGCTCTACACCGTCCGCCGGGTGGCCGCCATCCGGCTGGCCCAGAGCCAGGCCCTCGAGGCGCTCTCCCGGCTCGGCGAGACGGCCGGGGTGAGCCCGCCCGGGCACACCCACCGGGTCGCCCAGATCTCGACCCGGGTGGCCCGCGAGCTGCAGCTCGACGAGGCCGCGGTGCGCCGGGTGCGCCGGGCCGCGCTGCTGCACGACGTCGGTCTGCTCGGCCTGCCGGGCGAGCCCCTGGGCGGGACGGTGGCGACCCTGCCCGATGAGGACGAGCAACGGGTGGCCGCCGCGGAGCAGCGCATCCTGCGCGAGTCCGGGGTGCTCGGCGACGTCGTGCCGATCGTCGAGCAGGTGCGCACCCCCTTCCGCCGCTACCGCGAGCTGGGGGAGGCGATCCCGCTGGCCTCCCGGATCGTCCGGGTGGCCAGCGCCTGGGACGACGTGACCGAGGGCGCGACCTCGCCGCGCGCCCGCGAGGTGGCCCTGGAGCGGATGCACCTCGGCCTCGGCTACGAGTACGACCCCGAGGTGGTCGACGCGCTGGCCGCCACGCTCGCCTCTCGGCGCTGA
- a CDS encoding polysaccharide deacetylase family protein, which yields MRRRHRTLVLMYHGLGTVPAALDPPNNFVPVAAFAAQMDHLQRRGFTAVDEATYLDMLDGGPGPARPVLITFDDGYVSVLEDAAPVLQRRGMPALCYVSPGLSGHVPGPGESPAKQLMDDAQMRALPGHGIDLGCHSWVHDSMRGMADPALAQATTAARTEIFRISGEHPRTFAYPFGHHDSRAREAVRTAGFEAAFATYDGHGRHALPRVDVNTTDTLRSFDLKLRRAYPAARQALSAAPAARRLAHSVVGYAPRA from the coding sequence ATGAGGCGCCGGCACCGCACCCTGGTCCTCATGTACCACGGCCTGGGCACCGTCCCGGCCGCGCTCGACCCGCCGAACAACTTCGTCCCGGTGGCCGCCTTCGCCGCCCAGATGGACCACCTGCAGCGGCGAGGGTTCACCGCGGTGGACGAGGCGACCTACCTCGACATGCTCGACGGCGGGCCCGGCCCGGCTCGGCCGGTGCTCATCACCTTCGACGACGGATACGTCTCGGTGCTCGAGGACGCCGCCCCGGTGCTGCAGCGTCGTGGGATGCCGGCGCTGTGCTACGTCTCCCCCGGCCTGTCCGGGCACGTGCCCGGGCCCGGCGAGTCGCCGGCCAAGCAGCTCATGGACGACGCCCAGATGCGGGCGCTGCCGGGTCACGGGATCGACCTCGGCTGCCACAGCTGGGTGCACGACTCGATGCGCGGCATGGCCGACCCGGCGCTGGCCCAGGCCACCACGGCGGCCCGGACCGAGATCTTCCGGATCAGCGGCGAGCACCCGCGGACCTTCGCCTACCCCTTCGGGCACCACGACTCCCGGGCCCGGGAGGCGGTGCGCACCGCCGGCTTCGAGGCCGCCTTCGCCACCTACGACGGGCACGGCCGGCACGCGCTCCCGCGGGTCGACGTCAACACCACCGACACCCTGCGCAGCTTCGACCTCAAGCTGCGGCGCGCCTACCCGGCCGCCCGGCAGGCGCTCTCCGCCGCGCCCGCCGCCCGCCGGCTGGCGCACTCGGTCGTCGGCTACGCCCCGAGGGCCTGA
- a CDS encoding S24 family peptidase has product MIRPGLVRVRGRSMEPTLRDGQLLVVLYGRRARPGDVVLVDLPPDADGRSRPRAVKRLAGPDPQAPERLWIERDNPREGVDSWSIGSLPRSALVAVVLMRRDRT; this is encoded by the coding sequence GTGATCCGCCCCGGGCTGGTCCGGGTCCGTGGTCGCTCGATGGAGCCGACCCTGCGGGACGGGCAGCTGCTGGTGGTGCTCTACGGGCGACGCGCACGGCCGGGGGACGTCGTGCTGGTCGACCTGCCCCCGGACGCCGACGGGCGGTCGCGCCCGCGAGCGGTCAAGCGCCTGGCCGGACCCGACCCGCAGGCCCCCGAGCGGCTGTGGATCGAGCGGGACAACCCCCGCGAGGGCGTCGACTCGTGGTCGATCGGCTCGCTGCCCCGCTCGGCCCTCGTCGCCGTGGTGCTGATGCGACGGGATCGCACCTGA
- a CDS encoding glycosyltransferase family 4 protein, whose protein sequence is MRRVLHVTDCYSTGVGRAVDTIVGLSPEHEHHLLWAGEDDPAGKGFASTTALPGSSLARLRAVRAAVRATGADIVHAHSSRAGVYARAVPAGAPVVYQPHAYKLLDPRLPRAARTAVAAVERALGGRTDRVVVLSEQEARLAARLSPGAGRTVLPNVPSLASPGVRAPQPDGPRRRRVVMSGRVSPQKDPGWLAETAERLRERDPAVEVRWLGSADDPELTARLERAGVSVSGWLPADALVAELTAAGVYLHSAAYEGFPISVLDAAWCDAPVLAREIPAFAGTGLLTVADPAAAADRVLEVLAGGAVRERALQGARDLLREMNPQVQRQRLAEIYA, encoded by the coding sequence ATGCGTCGCGTCCTGCACGTCACCGACTGCTACAGCACCGGCGTCGGCCGGGCGGTGGACACCATCGTCGGGCTCAGCCCGGAGCACGAGCACCACCTGCTGTGGGCCGGCGAGGACGACCCCGCCGGCAAGGGCTTCGCCAGCACCACCGCGCTGCCCGGGTCGAGCCTGGCGCGGCTGCGGGCGGTGCGGGCCGCGGTCCGGGCCACCGGCGCCGACATCGTGCACGCGCACTCCAGCCGGGCCGGGGTCTACGCCCGGGCGGTCCCGGCCGGTGCGCCCGTGGTCTACCAGCCGCACGCCTACAAGCTGCTCGACCCCCGGCTGCCGCGGGCCGCCCGGACCGCCGTCGCCGCGGTCGAACGGGCGCTGGGCGGACGCACCGACCGGGTGGTCGTCCTCTCCGAGCAGGAGGCTCGGCTGGCGGCCCGACTCTCCCCCGGCGCCGGGCGCACCGTACTGCCCAACGTGCCCAGCCTGGCCTCCCCCGGGGTGCGTGCGCCGCAGCCGGACGGCCCGCGCCGCCGACGGGTGGTGATGTCCGGGCGGGTCAGCCCGCAGAAGGACCCCGGCTGGCTCGCCGAGACGGCCGAGCGGCTGCGGGAGCGTGACCCCGCGGTCGAGGTGCGCTGGCTGGGCAGCGCCGACGACCCCGAGCTGACCGCCCGGCTCGAGCGGGCCGGGGTGTCGGTCTCCGGGTGGCTGCCGGCCGACGCGCTGGTCGCCGAGCTGACCGCGGCCGGGGTGTACCTGCACAGCGCCGCCTACGAGGGCTTCCCGATCAGCGTGCTCGACGCGGCCTGGTGCGACGCCCCGGTGCTGGCGCGGGAGATCCCCGCCTTCGCCGGGACCGGCCTGCTCACCGTCGCCGACCCGGCGGCGGCGGCCGACCGGGTGCTCGAGGTGCTGGCCGGCGGAGCGGTGCGGGAGCGCGCGCTGCAGGGGGCACGCGACCTGCTGCGGGAGATGAACCCGCAGGTGCAGCGACAGCGGCTCGCCGAGATCTACGCCTGA
- a CDS encoding oligosaccharide flippase family protein — translation MSPTDARRMTRAGVTLSAGEILGKLATLAMLGVLARVVGVSEFGAFSFALGLGLLLSSVTTLGLDQRLVQLAGGEPTSLSARLSSLLAMRLALTLVVVLGAALVLRLTLDEPGRWAPSLALVVAACADTVIEAFRSAASVRHVQSGPAVVLVVQRFLALGLVVLALHLGTGVAGAAAAYCAASLTGVVLMAGTARRQADVRPRPGLVTREHTADFVSAIRVTGLNDLVSMALFRIDVVLLGWLAGTVAVGHYTAAYRLLETVLFISWSVARVLLPALSDSSAGSPDRNRAVSGALIIVSAIYLPYAAVLLTRGDELVGLLFGDEFGSVAIIAWLALAPLFFGIAQVSLSALLSLRPDPAVLLASSLALVANLAIDLALIPVWGAPAAAAATTVSYLVQATVLLVALRRRFPHTRVRRNLVLSAGASVVAAGVMLLPLPTIVGLVLGGLAYVAAWVLATRHLDPGTYRMVRGVMVKEPA, via the coding sequence GTGAGCCCCACGGACGCCCGCCGGATGACCCGCGCCGGGGTGACCCTCAGCGCGGGCGAGATCCTCGGCAAGCTGGCCACCCTCGCGATGCTCGGAGTGCTCGCGAGGGTCGTCGGCGTGTCCGAGTTCGGCGCCTTCTCCTTCGCCCTCGGGCTGGGGCTGCTGCTGTCCTCGGTCACCACCCTGGGCCTGGACCAGCGCCTGGTCCAGCTCGCCGGCGGCGAGCCCACCAGCCTGTCGGCCCGGTTGTCGTCGCTGCTGGCGATGCGGCTCGCGCTCACCCTGGTCGTCGTCCTCGGCGCGGCGCTGGTGCTGCGGCTGACCCTGGACGAGCCAGGACGCTGGGCGCCCAGCCTGGCGCTGGTCGTCGCGGCCTGCGCGGACACGGTCATCGAGGCCTTCCGCTCGGCCGCCAGCGTCCGGCACGTGCAGTCCGGACCCGCGGTGGTGCTGGTCGTGCAGCGCTTCCTCGCGCTGGGGCTGGTCGTGCTCGCCCTGCACCTGGGGACCGGGGTCGCCGGGGCGGCTGCCGCCTACTGCGCCGCCTCGCTCACCGGGGTGGTCCTGATGGCCGGCACCGCGCGTCGCCAGGCGGACGTCCGGCCCCGACCCGGGCTGGTCACCCGGGAGCACACCGCTGACTTCGTCAGCGCGATCCGGGTGACCGGACTGAACGACCTCGTCTCGATGGCCCTCTTCCGCATCGACGTCGTGCTGCTGGGCTGGCTCGCCGGCACCGTCGCGGTGGGTCACTACACCGCCGCCTACCGCCTCCTGGAGACCGTCCTCTTCATCAGCTGGTCGGTGGCCCGGGTGCTGCTGCCGGCGCTGTCCGACAGCAGCGCCGGCTCCCCGGACCGCAACCGGGCCGTCTCGGGGGCGCTCATCATCGTCAGCGCCATCTACCTGCCGTACGCGGCGGTGCTGCTCACCCGCGGCGACGAGCTCGTCGGCCTGCTCTTCGGGGACGAGTTCGGGTCGGTGGCGATCATCGCCTGGCTGGCGCTAGCGCCGCTCTTCTTCGGCATCGCCCAGGTGAGCCTCAGCGCCCTGCTCTCGCTGCGGCCCGACCCGGCGGTGCTGCTGGCCAGCAGCCTGGCCCTGGTGGCCAACCTGGCCATCGACCTGGCGCTCATCCCGGTCTGGGGGGCGCCGGCCGCCGCCGCCGCGACCACCGTCTCGTACCTGGTCCAGGCCACCGTGCTGCTGGTCGCGCTGCGGCGACGCTTCCCGCACACCCGGGTGCGCCGCAACCTCGTCCTGTCCGCCGGCGCCTCCGTGGTCGCCGCCGGGGTGATGCTGCTGCCGCTGCCGACGATCGTCGGGCTGGTGCTCGGCGGGCTGGCCTACGTCGCCGCCTGGGTGCTGGCCACCCGGCACCTCGACCCCGGCACCTACCGGATGGTGCGCGGCGTCATGGTCAAGGAGCCGGCATGA